The following coding sequences are from one Bifidobacterium sp. window:
- a CDS encoding UTP--glucose-1-phosphate uridylyltransferase, giving the protein MGDAVFEQSAAKMREREMSEVAISQFERLYEAWQLDESGDAISEHNVKPLTNIPSVRDVHESIDADKALEAFSKTAFLKLNGGLGTSMGLEGAKSMLPVRRHKARQMKFLDIILGQVLTARKRLEVPLPITFMNSFRTSADTNRVLKKTTAFEQYKVPVEIIQHVEPKILADSGEPVKYPENSELEWCPPGHGDVFSTIHESGLLDKLQEQGIEYLFISNSDNLGARPSRTLAGHFAESGSSFMVEVAKRTNADRKGGHIVVDKATGQLLLREMSQVRSEDKRAATNIKKHPYFNTNSIWVRVDALKQKLEEFDGVLPLPVICNEKTVDPSDSKSAKVIQLETAMGSAINLFEDATCIEVDRMRFLPVKTTDDLLIMRSDRFHLTDSFEMEDGNYIFPNVELDERYYKNINDFNERFPYSVPSLAAANSVTIKGDWTFGQNVSMFGDAVLEDLGHPSYVPNGEFVGPQGVEPDEWL; this is encoded by the coding sequence ATGGGCGACGCTGTTTTTGAGCAATCTGCCGCTAAGATGCGCGAACGAGAGATGAGCGAAGTAGCGATATCGCAGTTCGAACGACTCTATGAAGCGTGGCAGCTTGATGAGTCAGGGGATGCTATTAGTGAGCATAATGTCAAGCCTCTGACCAATATTCCTTCAGTACGTGATGTCCACGAAAGTATTGATGCTGACAAAGCTCTTGAGGCATTCTCGAAAACTGCCTTCCTTAAACTTAATGGAGGTTTAGGCACATCTATGGGTCTTGAGGGTGCCAAGTCGATGCTGCCTGTAAGAAGACACAAAGCACGCCAAATGAAATTTCTAGATATCATTCTCGGCCAAGTCTTGACAGCACGAAAAAGACTGGAAGTTCCACTTCCTATCACCTTCATGAATTCCTTCCGTACCTCAGCGGATACTAATCGTGTATTGAAAAAAACAACAGCGTTTGAACAATACAAGGTGCCCGTTGAAATCATTCAACATGTTGAGCCAAAAATATTAGCTGATTCAGGAGAACCAGTTAAGTACCCTGAAAATTCTGAATTAGAGTGGTGCCCGCCAGGACATGGTGATGTTTTCTCAACGATTCATGAATCAGGACTGCTTGATAAGCTTCAAGAGCAGGGTATTGAATATTTATTTATTTCAAACTCCGATAATCTTGGGGCTCGTCCTTCTCGAACCCTCGCAGGCCACTTCGCCGAATCAGGTTCCTCATTCATGGTAGAGGTTGCTAAGAGAACCAATGCCGACCGTAAAGGTGGGCATATCGTTGTCGATAAAGCCACAGGCCAACTATTATTGCGAGAAATGAGTCAAGTTCGCTCTGAAGATAAGCGCGCTGCCACGAATATCAAAAAACACCCATATTTCAACACCAACAGCATATGGGTCCGTGTAGATGCACTGAAACAAAAGCTTGAAGAATTTGATGGGGTGCTCCCGCTCCCTGTGATTTGCAATGAAAAGACTGTTGATCCTAGTGACAGTAAATCCGCTAAGGTGATCCAGTTAGAGACAGCGATGGGCTCAGCGATTAATCTTTTTGAAGATGCCACATGCATAGAGGTTGATCGTATGCGATTCCTTCCAGTGAAAACCACTGACGATCTTCTCATCATGCGCTCTGACAGATTCCATCTCACAGACTCCTTCGAGATGGAGGATGGAAACTATATCTTCCCGAATGTTGAACTCGACGAACGATATTACAAAAACATTAATGATTTCAATGAGCGGTTCCCATATTCGGTTCCTTCGCTAGCAGCAGCAAATTCTGTCACGATCAAAGGTGACTGGACTTTTGGACAGAATGTTTCCATGTTTGGCGATGCAGTACTGGAAGATTTGGGGCACCCGTCTTATGTGCCTAATGGTGAGTTTGTGGGACCACAGGGTGTTGAGCCCGATGAATGGTTGTAG
- a CDS encoding cobalamin-independent methionine synthase II family protein yields the protein MLHNDDHILVSHAGSLPRSKQLIEANAARQFAEDGFTLKHTEEFDALETAAVNEVVQHQREVGVDIPNDGEYGKAMSSSVDYGAWWNYISQRVSGLRISKNDPFDATPVRSTPGHPRYTTFPDRRDWTRFHDVYNDPNSGVLVGKTATVYPSVVGPLHYIGFDAVNEDIRNLKAALGSENFPTGFITAVSPGSAARVGNEYYNSDEELLFAWADVLHEEYKAITDAGLELQIDDPSIAEGFDQINPEPSIEDYLNFIQPRIEAMNYALKGIPEEQVRFHVCWGSWHGPHTTDIPFEAIIDKVLQINAGGYTFEAANVRHEHEWRVWQDHKLPEGKVIIPGVVTHSTNVIEHPRLVADRIERFAKLVGKENVIASTDCGLGGRVHPHIAWAKLETLAKGAALASHELWG from the coding sequence ATGTTACATAACGATGATCACATACTAGTCTCCCATGCGGGAAGCCTCCCACGTAGCAAACAACTCATCGAAGCTAATGCTGCTCGGCAATTTGCTGAGGATGGTTTTACCCTCAAGCACACTGAAGAATTCGATGCTCTTGAAACAGCTGCCGTAAATGAGGTGGTGCAACATCAACGCGAGGTTGGAGTTGATATCCCCAATGATGGTGAGTATGGCAAGGCCATGAGTTCTTCCGTTGATTATGGTGCTTGGTGGAACTATATTTCTCAACGTGTTTCAGGCCTTCGTATATCAAAGAATGATCCTTTCGACGCAACACCTGTGAGGAGCACACCAGGTCACCCGCGCTACACTACCTTCCCTGATCGTCGCGATTGGACGCGCTTCCATGATGTTTACAATGATCCAAACAGTGGTGTTCTGGTAGGTAAAACAGCCACGGTCTACCCAAGCGTTGTTGGTCCTTTACACTACATCGGTTTTGATGCGGTTAATGAGGACATCAGAAATTTGAAAGCCGCACTGGGAAGCGAAAACTTCCCGACTGGTTTTATCACGGCTGTGTCGCCTGGCTCTGCAGCACGCGTCGGCAATGAATACTACAACAGTGACGAAGAGCTACTATTCGCCTGGGCTGATGTGCTCCACGAGGAGTATAAAGCCATAACTGATGCAGGCTTGGAACTTCAGATCGATGATCCTTCGATTGCTGAGGGTTTCGACCAGATTAATCCTGAACCTTCTATAGAGGATTATCTCAATTTCATCCAGCCACGCATTGAGGCAATGAATTATGCACTTAAGGGCATCCCCGAAGAGCAGGTCCGTTTCCATGTCTGCTGGGGGAGCTGGCACGGTCCGCATACGACTGATATCCCCTTCGAGGCAATCATTGACAAAGTACTGCAAATCAATGCAGGCGGATATACCTTCGAGGCAGCCAACGTGCGTCACGAACATGAATGGCGTGTGTGGCAGGATCATAAATTGCCTGAAGGCAAGGTCATCATCCCCGGGGTGGTTACCCATTCGACCAATGTGATTGAGCACCCACGCCTAGTAGCGGATCGCATTGAGCGCTTCGCAAAACTGGTTGGAAAAGAGAACGTCATCGCATCAACAGACTGTGGCCTCGGTGGACGCGTTCATCCACATATTGCTTGGGCAAAGCTAGAAACACTTGCCAAAGGTGCAGCATTAGCATCGCACGAGCTTTGGGGCTAA
- a CDS encoding SGNH/GDSL hydrolase family protein has product MLIFPNHSRIVFVGDSITDAGRDRSAEPGGWGFGQGYVNHVHNLLTAVYPDKNLMTINSGVGGDDITQMEQRWQSDVLDFEPDFVSVMIGVNDAWRHFDGTLWQAPTHNEEEFELIYDRLLKLTRSKLPKLQGLIVVSPFMFETNHHESMRAMVESFSQAAQRVANNNQALFIDIQADIDHFLTRQHPCIASADHVHPNERGAMIVARSWLRATGFDWERDNFDN; this is encoded by the coding sequence ATGCTCATTTTCCCAAATCATTCAAGAATTGTATTCGTCGGCGACTCGATAACAGATGCCGGTCGTGATCGCAGTGCTGAACCCGGCGGCTGGGGTTTCGGGCAAGGTTATGTAAACCACGTACATAATTTGTTGACTGCTGTTTATCCTGACAAGAATTTGATGACTATAAACTCAGGTGTTGGCGGAGACGATATCACGCAGATGGAGCAACGGTGGCAAAGTGATGTATTGGATTTTGAACCAGATTTCGTTTCTGTAATGATTGGTGTTAACGATGCCTGGCGCCATTTCGATGGCACGCTTTGGCAAGCACCTACCCACAATGAAGAAGAATTCGAGCTTATATACGACCGCTTGTTGAAGCTCACACGATCTAAACTGCCAAAGTTACAAGGTCTTATCGTTGTCAGTCCCTTCATGTTTGAGACAAATCACCACGAAAGCATGCGCGCTATGGTGGAAAGCTTTTCCCAAGCAGCTCAACGTGTTGCGAACAATAACCAGGCTTTATTCATAGATATTCAGGCAGATATCGATCATTTCCTCACTAGACAACATCCTTGCATAGCCAGTGCGGATCATGTACATCCCAACGAACGTGGTGCCATGATCGTCGCCCGATCATGGCTACGCGCGACTGGCTTTGACTGGGAGAGAGATAACTTCGACAATTGA
- the der gene encoding bifunctional cytidylate kinase/GTPase Der yields the protein MITVAIDGPAGVGKSTVSKALAKRFGFAYLDTGAMYRACTWWCLDQNLDLDAEDVNEQLITETVGNFFTEGHFDIGVNPDNPTVLADGRDITEEIRSQEVSSHVSVVSSIIPVRNVLIAAQRAYIASESGEDSYSGGEGIVAEGRDITTVVAPDADVRVLLTAREDIRAARRAGQTTEGIGEDDVQARDEADSKVTSFLTAAEGVTTVDNSNLNAEQTLQALITLVEDAIEKKSYEEYAANLEGYELEAEDRSLLESDGSASSEDTRRAQQVGVLAIVGRPNVGKSTLVNRILGRRAAVVEDTPGVTRDRVGYDAEWSGHDFRLVDTGGWESDVEGIESAIASQAQVAVRLADAVVLVVDGQVGLTASDERIVRMLRASGKPVLLAVNKVDDSSGEYMAAEFWKLGMGEPYAVSAMHGRGIGELLDAAISCLSSAEATSGFLTPTGLRRVALVGRPNVGKSSLLNQLAHEERSVVNELAGTTRDPVDEVIDIAGEDWLFVDTAGIKRRMHKVSGADYYSSLRTQAAIERSELALVLFDSSQPISDQDLKVMSQAVDAGRAIVLIFNKWDLLDDFGRQRLERLWETEFERVTWAQRINLSAKTGWHTNRLLASMETALQSWDKRIPTGKLNAFLGKIQAAHPHPLRGGKQPRILFATQASNRPPRFVIFATGFLEHGYRRFIERSLREEFGFEGTPIQISVNIREKRRKR from the coding sequence ATGATTACTGTTGCTATTGATGGCCCTGCTGGAGTCGGGAAATCAACCGTTTCAAAAGCCTTGGCCAAACGTTTTGGATTTGCATATCTAGACACCGGTGCTATGTATCGTGCATGCACTTGGTGGTGTTTAGATCAAAATCTTGATCTTGATGCCGAAGATGTTAATGAACAATTAATAACAGAAACTGTCGGAAACTTCTTTACTGAAGGTCATTTCGATATTGGTGTCAACCCTGATAATCCCACTGTACTTGCCGATGGAAGGGATATCACAGAGGAAATCCGAAGCCAAGAGGTTTCTTCGCATGTCTCTGTAGTTTCTAGCATCATACCGGTTCGCAATGTGCTCATAGCCGCTCAACGTGCCTATATAGCCAGCGAATCAGGCGAAGATTCTTATTCAGGGGGAGAGGGCATCGTTGCCGAAGGGCGTGACATCACCACTGTTGTTGCCCCTGATGCTGATGTACGCGTATTGCTAACCGCTCGCGAAGACATTCGTGCTGCAAGGAGAGCAGGCCAGACCACGGAAGGTATTGGAGAGGATGATGTTCAGGCACGCGATGAAGCTGATTCGAAGGTAACCAGTTTTCTTACCGCAGCAGAGGGTGTCACAACCGTCGATAATTCCAATCTGAACGCCGAGCAAACGTTACAAGCACTCATCACACTGGTCGAAGATGCTATCGAGAAGAAGTCCTACGAGGAATATGCAGCAAATCTCGAAGGCTATGAACTTGAGGCAGAAGATCGCTCATTGCTTGAATCTGACGGCAGTGCATCAAGTGAAGATACCCGACGTGCTCAGCAAGTTGGTGTATTAGCAATTGTTGGTAGACCGAATGTCGGTAAATCAACATTGGTTAATAGAATTCTTGGGCGTAGAGCTGCAGTAGTTGAGGATACTCCTGGAGTAACGCGTGATCGTGTGGGGTATGATGCCGAATGGTCTGGCCACGATTTTCGTTTAGTCGACACCGGTGGCTGGGAATCAGATGTGGAGGGCATTGAATCCGCAATCGCTTCTCAGGCTCAAGTAGCAGTGAGACTTGCTGATGCTGTGGTACTGGTCGTCGATGGACAAGTTGGGCTGACTGCCAGTGATGAACGCATAGTACGCATGCTCAGAGCCTCTGGGAAACCTGTATTGTTGGCTGTTAATAAGGTTGATGACAGCTCCGGCGAATACATGGCTGCAGAGTTCTGGAAGCTCGGTATGGGTGAGCCATATGCAGTTTCAGCAATGCATGGTCGTGGTATCGGAGAATTGCTTGATGCTGCTATATCATGTCTTTCTTCTGCTGAAGCTACTTCTGGATTTTTGACCCCTACGGGTCTTCGCCGAGTGGCATTAGTTGGACGACCTAATGTGGGAAAATCCTCTCTGTTGAATCAATTGGCTCACGAAGAGCGCTCTGTTGTCAACGAATTGGCAGGAACCACTCGTGATCCGGTGGATGAGGTAATTGATATAGCAGGGGAGGACTGGCTCTTTGTCGACACCGCGGGCATTAAACGTCGAATGCACAAAGTTTCTGGTGCTGACTATTATTCAAGTCTACGCACGCAAGCAGCAATAGAACGTTCCGAACTTGCTCTTGTCCTGTTTGACTCATCACAACCAATATCCGATCAAGACTTGAAAGTCATGAGTCAGGCCGTCGATGCAGGTCGTGCGATTGTTCTGATTTTCAACAAATGGGATCTTCTTGATGACTTCGGACGACAACGCCTTGAGCGTCTATGGGAAACCGAATTTGAACGTGTAACCTGGGCACAACGTATCAATCTTTCAGCAAAAACAGGCTGGCATACCAATCGACTGCTCGCCTCGATGGAAACCGCTCTGCAGTCTTGGGACAAACGTATTCCTACAGGTAAACTCAATGCCTTCCTTGGCAAGATTCAAGCGGCTCATCCCCATCCACTTCGCGGCGGCAAGCAACCTCGCATTCTTTTTGCCACTCAAGCGTCAAATCGCCCTCCACGTTTCGTTATATTTGCTACGGGATTTTTGGAGCACGGTTATCGCCGATTTATTGAACGGTCACTTCGCGAAGAATTTGGCTTTGAAGGTACTCCGATTCAGATATCTGTAAACATCAGAGAAAAGCGTAGAAAGCGCTAA
- a CDS encoding pseudouridine synthase, whose amino-acid sequence MPHSYSRATKAHEDSANAIRLQKVLAQAGFGSRRKCEQIITEGRVEVDGELVTELGSRVDPTSQKIRVDGSRIHINNRHITLALNKPKKVLSTMDDPKGRFTLRDIIGDKYERVFHMGRLDYDSEGLILMTDDGELSQHVMHPRYEVAKTYIATLEGKIGGNVCRRLVTQGVRLDDGQISLDHCAIIDQSREHTIVKVVLHSGKNRIVRRIFGAIGFPVTRLVRTQIGPIKLGDVKPGSFRVLSSTEVKSLEKEVGL is encoded by the coding sequence ATGCCTCATTCATATTCCCGCGCTACTAAGGCGCATGAAGATTCAGCAAATGCTATTCGCTTGCAGAAAGTCCTAGCCCAAGCGGGCTTCGGATCACGACGCAAATGCGAACAAATCATCACCGAAGGTCGTGTCGAAGTCGACGGTGAGTTAGTTACTGAACTGGGATCACGTGTGGATCCTACTAGTCAAAAAATCCGAGTCGACGGTTCACGTATACATATCAATAACCGTCACATCACCCTCGCTTTGAACAAGCCTAAGAAAGTGCTCTCAACGATGGACGATCCAAAGGGTCGTTTCACTTTACGAGACATCATCGGTGACAAATACGAACGCGTATTCCACATGGGTCGCCTGGACTATGACTCTGAGGGTCTTATTCTGATGACCGACGATGGTGAGTTATCACAACATGTAATGCATCCTCGGTATGAAGTTGCGAAAACGTATATCGCCACACTTGAAGGGAAAATTGGCGGTAACGTGTGTCGCAGACTGGTCACACAAGGCGTGCGTTTGGATGACGGTCAAATTTCCTTAGATCACTGCGCCATAATCGACCAAAGCCGCGAACACACCATCGTGAAGGTTGTGCTGCATTCAGGTAAAAACCGTATTGTCCGCAGAATCTTTGGTGCCATTGGTTTCCCTGTTACCAGATTAGTGCGTACACAAATTGGACCAATTAAACTCGGCGATGTCAAACCGGGTTCATTTAGAGTGCTGTCTTCCACCGAGGTGAAATCTCTCGAAAAGGAGGTTGGGCTATGA
- a CDS encoding MIP/aquaporin family protein, whose amino-acid sequence MTGNQTSNTKVSKAIFTPQMVIRVCAELAGTFLVTFALYIVGTLGQVLYGASVLFVALATGLAYAAGSALFGRISGAHFNPAVTIAAVFTGKLGWLEGIFYLIAQVLGAIASAAIVVGFLPTSTTVTSSMWLTSAVNGFEKGSVSNSMLSQAGITFSVTMAIILEIIAGLIVVGAVVTTLNNHGGADKRHVLYSGIAYGIAAAITFPITGAGLNPARSTGIAIFAQNKGLSQEPLQQLWVFWICPILAAAIVALVLILTNMVKASVASSTIASAEDDEDADDVIADEIVYTSETPEYASDDNAVEDSTDDVAADVSANVADDVDSEQQANAEVSNEETKA is encoded by the coding sequence ATGACAGGTAATCAAACCTCCAATACCAAGGTGTCAAAAGCAATTTTTACTCCACAAATGGTGATTCGAGTTTGCGCAGAACTAGCGGGAACTTTTCTCGTAACCTTCGCCCTCTATATTGTGGGCACATTAGGCCAAGTACTTTACGGTGCAAGCGTGCTATTTGTAGCACTGGCCACCGGACTTGCCTATGCAGCAGGAAGTGCACTTTTTGGGCGTATTTCTGGAGCACATTTTAACCCTGCTGTCACCATCGCAGCAGTATTCACCGGCAAGCTCGGCTGGCTTGAAGGTATTTTCTACTTGATTGCTCAGGTACTTGGAGCTATTGCATCCGCAGCTATTGTGGTTGGATTCCTTCCCACATCAACCACAGTAACATCGTCAATGTGGTTGACCTCTGCAGTTAATGGTTTTGAAAAGGGCTCTGTTTCAAACAGCATGCTCTCCCAGGCAGGCATTACTTTCAGTGTAACCATGGCAATTATCCTCGAGATAATCGCTGGTCTGATTGTTGTAGGTGCTGTAGTCACCACACTAAATAATCATGGTGGTGCTGATAAGCGGCACGTACTGTACTCCGGCATCGCATACGGTATTGCCGCAGCGATAACGTTCCCAATTACTGGAGCCGGACTGAATCCAGCACGTTCAACAGGTATTGCTATCTTTGCTCAAAACAAGGGCTTGTCACAGGAACCACTGCAACAGCTGTGGGTATTTTGGATCTGCCCAATATTAGCAGCGGCTATTGTGGCTTTGGTACTTATTCTCACCAATATGGTCAAGGCGTCTGTAGCATCTAGCACTATTGCTTCAGCAGAGGATGACGAAGACGCTGACGATGTCATAGCTGACGAGATTGTCTATACCTCTGAAACACCTGAATATGCATCTGACGACAATGCCGTAGAGGATTCGACTGATGATGTTGCAGCTGATGTATCAGCTAATGTTGCTGACGACGTGGATTCAGAGCAGCAAGCGAATGCTGAAGTAAGTAACGAGGAGACCAAGGCCTAA
- a CDS encoding DUF3017 domain-containing protein: MDSQEFDKHHDAEPNHPFVSESREGNPAFEWAIAISVVVSAIIAWLGYQMAATGIISAAAIISALLRLILRERSPWKVRSVAFDSFIGLALGLGLLVTYFSIRLLL, from the coding sequence ATGGACAGTCAGGAATTTGACAAGCACCATGACGCTGAACCAAATCATCCTTTTGTGTCCGAAAGCCGTGAGGGTAATCCAGCATTTGAGTGGGCAATAGCCATATCAGTTGTGGTTAGCGCAATTATTGCTTGGCTTGGATATCAAATGGCTGCGACGGGAATAATCTCCGCCGCAGCCATTATCTCAGCATTATTGCGATTGATACTGCGCGAACGCAGCCCTTGGAAGGTTCGATCAGTCGCGTTCGATTCTTTTATCGGCCTCGCCTTAGGCCTTGGTCTCCTCGTTACTTACTTCAGCATTCGCTTGCTGCTCTGA
- the purH gene encoding bifunctional phosphoribosylaminoimidazolecarboxamide formyltransferase/IMP cyclohydrolase codes for MPSTKRPITRALVSVFHKEGIDRLAQAFISAGTEVVSTGSTAKILHKLGVNVTPVEQVTGFPESLDGRVKTLDPHIHAGILADMTNEEHVSQLKNLGIEAFDLVVVNLYPFADTVRSGAQDAEIIEKIDIGGPSMVRGAAKNHASVAVITDPKDYDLVAQRIESGEGFDLDERRWLAAKAFAHTAAYDATISQWTSDNWAKPESLNRDREDSAAFPEEMTRTWDLSHELRYGENPHQQAALYLDPLNRTGFAHAEQLGGKAMSYNNFVDADAAWRSVWDFSDTPAVAVVKHSNPCGLAIGADAAQAHRKAHACDPMSAYGGVIASNSAVTLEMAQQVKPIFTEVIVAPSYDDEALSLLQTKKNLRILRVPQRPVAPLQMRQIDGGLLIQSQDSIDAPGDNPDTWKLVAGQAADATLLKDLQFAWKAVRSVKSNAILIAHDGATVGIGMGQVNRVDSSHLAVTRANTLADGINRTQGSVAASDAFFPFPDGMEILADAGVQAVVQPGGSIRDEAVFEAAAKAGVTMYVTGTRHFFH; via the coding sequence ATGCCAAGCACCAAACGTCCGATTACCAGAGCACTTGTTTCCGTATTTCATAAGGAAGGCATTGACCGTTTAGCACAAGCCTTTATTTCAGCAGGTACCGAAGTAGTCTCGACAGGATCTACAGCCAAAATCTTGCACAAACTCGGAGTAAACGTCACGCCTGTTGAACAGGTAACTGGTTTTCCAGAAAGTTTGGATGGAAGAGTTAAAACACTTGACCCTCATATTCACGCCGGAATCCTTGCTGATATGACCAATGAGGAGCATGTATCACAGCTGAAGAACCTCGGCATTGAAGCTTTTGACCTTGTGGTGGTAAATCTTTACCCATTTGCAGATACCGTGCGATCTGGCGCACAGGATGCAGAAATTATTGAGAAAATTGATATTGGTGGCCCTTCGATGGTTCGTGGTGCCGCCAAAAATCATGCTTCTGTAGCAGTCATCACTGATCCCAAAGATTATGACTTAGTAGCACAACGCATTGAAAGTGGAGAAGGTTTTGACCTGGATGAACGTCGCTGGTTAGCAGCTAAAGCCTTCGCTCACACCGCAGCATACGATGCCACGATTTCACAATGGACGTCTGATAACTGGGCAAAGCCGGAAAGCCTTAACAGAGACCGTGAAGACAGTGCAGCTTTCCCTGAAGAAATGACTAGGACTTGGGATCTGTCACACGAACTGCGCTATGGGGAAAACCCGCATCAGCAAGCTGCACTATATCTCGATCCTCTTAATCGCACTGGATTTGCTCATGCAGAGCAACTCGGTGGGAAAGCGATGAGCTATAACAATTTCGTTGATGCAGATGCAGCATGGCGCAGTGTCTGGGATTTCAGCGATACACCTGCTGTAGCAGTGGTAAAGCATTCCAATCCATGCGGTCTTGCAATCGGAGCTGACGCTGCACAAGCACACCGAAAAGCACACGCTTGTGATCCTATGAGCGCTTACGGTGGTGTGATTGCATCAAACTCTGCCGTCACTCTAGAAATGGCTCAGCAAGTCAAACCAATTTTTACGGAGGTTATTGTTGCGCCTTCTTATGATGATGAAGCTCTGAGCTTGCTGCAAACGAAAAAGAATCTCAGAATTCTTCGTGTGCCTCAACGACCAGTTGCCCCTCTTCAGATGCGACAGATTGATGGTGGACTACTCATCCAGAGCCAAGACAGTATTGATGCACCAGGCGACAACCCTGACACTTGGAAACTCGTTGCAGGCCAGGCGGCAGATGCAACGTTACTGAAGGATCTTCAATTTGCGTGGAAAGCAGTACGATCTGTTAAATCAAACGCTATTCTGATTGCACATGATGGCGCAACAGTCGGCATAGGTATGGGACAGGTTAATAGGGTTGATTCAAGCCATTTAGCTGTTACCAGAGCTAATACACTTGCTGATGGCATCAACCGCACACAGGGTTCGGTGGCAGCTTCTGATGCTTTCTTCCCATTCCCAGATGGTATGGAAATACTCGCAGATGCTGGCGTACAAGCTGTGGTACAGCCTGGGGGTTCAATCAGAGATGAAGCAGTGTTCGAGGCGGCAGCGAAAGCTGGCGTCACCATGTATGTCACTGGAACCCGTCACTTCTTCCATTAA
- a CDS encoding cell division protein PerM — MNERIQSCFKGIYVAVLAVVIYAVALGCFISLMLLVISMEEGGSLSSLSLGMTSAVVLLSQGIGFTSGSFLITLIPLSLSVSLVLLIRALAVKIGSSWFGFLSGLVIWLSLFAVVLHASSYTLLLPLGLQLTCIAVVFSFGYLWALLPRDEFTASKLEQFQHTFSKTLRSSIWLSLRVWLSAMVVLLICGTATVIVWIVLNASTMGTLFSVNNMGSGSRIMTTLATLAWLPNICLWAISWLSGAGFSIGSSAQFSLWSGQSTDLPPVPAFGLLPSALEDDLMRLLCVSVPTVIAFILGMLVLLHPKGFRVLQQSAKQHSSLLSIDTLKTFLYPALSFCLVSIFTALSSATAFSLSNGALGSNKLAHVGVDVAQTTSTLVHSIALGLAISWVLVLLLFCARFGLKWFLEEINNRADISHSLTDLSQDELDDNASMQHDHDENVHGMDNEVHDNNTSESTASKRQQQGRVISGTSGKQHGTEAFNLPTDSNPHSKEEQ, encoded by the coding sequence ATGAATGAACGCATCCAATCCTGTTTCAAGGGCATTTATGTAGCCGTCCTCGCGGTTGTCATATATGCGGTTGCACTCGGATGCTTTATTTCCTTGATGTTGCTGGTTATCTCGATGGAGGAGGGCGGCTCGCTCTCGTCGCTGTCTCTCGGGATGACCAGCGCTGTAGTGTTGTTGTCTCAGGGGATTGGTTTTACTTCGGGATCCTTTCTCATTACCTTGATTCCTTTGTCGTTAAGTGTTTCCCTTGTATTGCTCATACGTGCTCTTGCCGTTAAAATCGGCAGCAGTTGGTTTGGGTTCTTGTCAGGACTAGTTATATGGCTGTCCCTGTTTGCCGTGGTACTCCATGCATCCAGTTACACGCTGTTATTACCTCTTGGTTTACAACTCACCTGTATTGCTGTGGTATTTTCATTTGGATATCTTTGGGCTCTGCTGCCGCGAGACGAATTTACTGCATCTAAACTGGAGCAATTTCAACATACGTTTTCTAAAACTCTGAGGTCATCTATTTGGCTTTCACTGAGAGTATGGCTCAGCGCCATGGTTGTGCTGTTGATTTGTGGCACCGCAACAGTAATCGTGTGGATTGTGCTTAATGCCAGCACTATGGGAACTCTTTTCTCAGTGAATAACATGGGCTCAGGGTCACGAATCATGACTACGCTGGCGACTTTGGCTTGGTTGCCAAATATATGCTTATGGGCTATTTCCTGGCTGTCCGGTGCAGGTTTTTCCATAGGCAGTTCTGCACAATTCTCCTTGTGGTCTGGTCAATCCACAGATTTGCCTCCTGTACCAGCTTTCGGCTTGTTACCGTCGGCGCTTGAGGACGATCTTATGCGGCTGCTATGCGTATCTGTCCCGACAGTAATTGCATTCATTCTTGGAATGCTGGTACTACTACATCCAAAAGGATTCAGAGTATTACAACAATCCGCGAAACAACACTCTTCCTTGTTGTCTATTGATACCCTCAAAACCTTTCTGTATCCAGCATTATCGTTCTGTTTGGTGTCAATATTTACTGCTCTGAGTTCTGCAACAGCTTTTTCACTATCTAACGGAGCACTTGGCTCAAACAAACTTGCCCATGTAGGTGTAGATGTAGCACAAACCACCAGCACCCTTGTACATTCAATTGCACTGGGATTGGCTATCTCTTGGGTTCTTGTGCTCTTGCTCTTCTGTGCACGTTTCGGACTGAAATGGTTCCTTGAAGAGATTAATAATCGTGCAGACATATCGCATTCGCTCACTGACCTCAGCCAAGATGAACTAGATGACAATGCCAGCATGCAGCACGACCACGATGAGAATGTTCATGGAATGGACAATGAAGTCCACGATAACAACACTTCCGAAAGTACCGCCAGCAAGCGTCAGCAGCAAGGACGTGTGATTAGTGGAACTTCGGGAAAGCAACACGGGACAGAAGCATTCAATCTCCCCACCGACTCCAATCCGCACTCCAAGGAGGAACAGTAA